Genomic segment of Triticum aestivum cultivar Chinese Spring chromosome 6A, IWGSC CS RefSeq v2.1, whole genome shotgun sequence:
AGTGAAAATTATTTGAATTCATGTATACTACTAAAATTTCCgaaatattttggccgaaaggTAAATATTTTTAGTGTCTGCTGAAATTAATGAAATTCAGTAAATTTCATCAAAATCTCACTGAAAGTGAAAGCCGCTCCATCACAACCATGACATAGATAGGCAACGCGTCAAGCACGACGTTGATGAGGATCAGGATGGACATTTTCTTAGTTCATCATCGATCGCCCTTCCAGGGTCATCGATCCAGCTACATTGGAGGCCATCACTTGTCATGAAGCACAACCTTTGGTATAATAATTTTAACATCGAAATATAGTTTTCCCCTGAAAAAGAAAAGGACCTAAAACCCTGTGAAAATCTTCCAAAAAAAAGAGCATTCGTCCCTGGAAAATGGCCCAGCCCAAATTGAATGGAGGCTTAACCCAAAACGCTAGGGAGAGCACAAATGAGGCCCAAGAATAGAAGTGCAAAAGATAAAAGTTATCGCAACAGAACAAATCAAAGCCCACGAGCAAATCGCTAGGCAATGCTCCATGATCTTCTCCTGTTGAGTAAGATGAAAACGTAGCGAAAACGGATAAAACTAGGTGCTACCATGTTTATTTTTATAATCTTTTACGAAAGAGAAAACAAATATAGAAACCTCAAAAATGAATATGAAAACAGATATTAGTGGAAACATATACAAAGTGAATACGTGCAGGCAGGATAACTGAAGTGAGTGTTGACCGGAGCTTAGAAAGGTTGAACTGTAGAGAAAACACAACGAAACCAACTAATTTAATCCATTGTTAACATGGCACAAAATACTATGGCTAGGTTAGCAACTTAGCGCAATATCGTAGTAGTATTGGACAATTGTGTATAGAGTCTAGTTAAGGGCATGCATCATAATAGAAGTTGGGTTTCATATGGGCATTCTTTCATGAGCTTTGCTACACTTACGTAAAATTACCTAGGGAGGTTATGTACATGGTGACGTGGAGTTGTTTGATTGGACAAAACAAGGCTCCACACTGAAATGAAAGGGTAATTAGTAAGGGTTACGGAAGGGAATGGCTTTTTCGTAAGAGATTTACGTAATAGGTTTGTAGGTGTAGCATTTTTGTTCTTCACTATATAATTGTGTGTTGTTTTGTGACTGAGCTATAAAGTAGTCATAGGCCTATAATAAAATCAGAAATTCCATATTTATGTTTTTCTCGTCGAAAAACACTGATCTGTTTTTGTTTCTGTGTAAAAAAAATCGTTTCGGTTTGGTTTTGCAAATTTCTGTttatgttttcatatttttttgcatttccaTTTTCCTCCGGAAAGTTTCCGCTTCGTTTTTCTACCTACTGTTGAGACGGCAAATAATTTTTGTTCCAACTCCTCGCCAGTTCGTTCGTTCGTTCTCGTCATGGTCTGGCAGTCGGAGGATCGGTCCCTGGATACGTACAACCCCATATAACGTCCAACTTCGCGCCAGAAATCACGCAACAGACGTAGGCGCAGATTGATTAGCGCGTGGACTTTATCTTGTCCAAATCCTTCCATGGCATGCCACTCGACATGGACGCCACTCCTTCGCTCCAGCAACTACGCCTGCCCACCATGAAACTCTCCCGCGCCAAGCTCGCATGAATAAATACCACACGCAGCAAACCACCCGTCACGGCGCAGCACCGGCACGCACGTTGGTCATCCACGAGCTAGCACCTGGTCTACCAAAAGCTCGACCGAaatgccgcctcctcgccgcgggGCCGCCGCCCTCCTCGTCCTCGCGGCCGTCATCCTCCTCGCCGCGGGCGGAGCCGACGCAGCGCGGGGCCATCGGAAGGCCGGCGGCGGCATCAGCCAGCAGGCGTGGCGGTTCCTGGCGTCCCACAACGCGGCGCGCCGCGCGGTGGGCGTGCGCGCGCTGGCGTGGGACGGCGGGCTGGAGCGGTACGCGCGCGACTACGCgagggcgcgcgcgcgcgccgggtgCGCGCTCGTGCACTCGCACGGGCGGTACGGGGAGAACCTGTTCCGCGgcagcggcgccggcggcgggggcgggtgGACGCCCGAGGCCGTGGTGGAGGCGTGGGTGGTGAAGGAGCGGGCCATGTACGACGCCCGGTACAACGCCTGCCGCGGCGCCCGGGGCGCGTGCGGGCACTACACGCAGATCGTGTGGCGGAAGACCACCAGGGTCGGCTGCGCCACGGCGATCTGCGCCGGCGGCCGCGGCACCTTCGCGGTCTGCGCGTACGACCCGCCCGGCAACTACGCCGGCGTCAGGCCGTACTAGGCGAGGGCCGTGGAGGGACACCGGACACGTTCGTGAGGGAGACGGTGGCGCGCACGCCGCTGTGCGTGCGTGCATGATCGGAGTGACGGCGGGGCTTGTGTGAGTTGAATTTGTTTACGTGGATCGTATGGTTGGTTCCAGTGATTTGTATGCTGTTTGATTCGTTATTCGTTAATTTGCTTGGTGAAATGGAGGAAATAAGGTGATTTTTCATTCTGTTACAATTATTACTTTTGTTGCTGCCAAACTCGAAGAAACACGACGAGCGACGTGCCTTTCGTGACTCAGGAGAATTGGCACGAAGATTTGTTCTttaagcatctccaacagccgcgttatattgttggaattttgctagtaggcctttggcccaaagcccaactaaaattctgaaattatcttggcccattcatgcacacatgtgagtggagtgagtgaggctaaagtttagtcccatcctGAAAGTTgggagagagttgcacctctttataatgtgagttcttctaccacttgtatgagcatgagaagagaagacctacacgcgctcgcctcgccacgccacgcctcgtcacgacgcgccgcgggttgcgggattgagccgagccgaggacagagctatgcacgttgtctatatttttgctgcccgggaaaattaatgagtcattaattaataattaacggacgcgttaattactgaaccgtttccaattcttttggatcgtgacgactcggacgtggggtttattcccacgacctacccggcccgcactatatagtcaggcagatgtctaccctagccgccgccgcttcgtatggtttctcaccaccgttccagatcattgcgccgccaagcaagtcttctcaaTCCCTCCTTTCGACGTGCACCAGAaaaagggacagcaggcctccggaaccccgcctctcttgatcctgtacgggagaggggcgatcaggtttttggggagcgcactcgcgcgactgctggcagcgacgacttcgcgaacgacgacttcttccccgacctcggcaacctcgtcctcgacgacatgggtgacaacgtcaacgccggcggtgttgctcctgctgcaccgtatgtgattctattcttcctgttcgagatcgtggtacaATTCAtatttctagtatgtgccctagatgtgatccgTTCATCTGCTATGAtagttcacatgattagtttaatctctgttgctgtagtcatgatttatcttctgtttattcggattaaatctcgtagtaatttgctcacatttccaacaatccaaaaacctaatt
This window contains:
- the LOC123129740 gene encoding pathogenesis-related protein PR-1-like, producing the protein MPPPRRGAAALLVLAAVILLAAGGADAARGHRKAGGGISQQAWRFLASHNAARRAVGVRALAWDGGLERYARDYARARARAGCALVHSHGRYGENLFRGSGAGGGGGWTPEAVVEAWVVKERAMYDARYNACRGARGACGHYTQIVWRKTTRVGCATAICAGGRGTFAVCAYDPPGNYAGVRPY